The Hydra vulgaris chromosome 05, alternate assembly HydraT2T_AEP genome includes the window attgaaaaaactagaTAATGATATTCCAAAATGGTATTAAATAATCTTAGAAATAGATACTGTTGTGTTTGTCAAACGAGAGGTGATagtattggttcaaaaaacgtttttgaaattaaaaatgaaaatatgataaataaaattgttcatCATTTAAAACTCGATCGAATAAATCTTATACAGGATCAGATAATTTGTTACAagcatttaaaatctttaaacaaaGCCGTTCTTTGCCTGATACAGAtgatacaaatataaatgttatttctaataaaacacTTGTTGAAGAAAATTCTAACGATGAATCAAATCTTAATATTGTTCTTGAAAAATATGATGATTTTAATTCTAGGAGTACGGACAAGAATTCTGAAGAGTACGAGTATGTTGATGACAACAATGACTATGATTATTGTGATAAATCTGTTGTAAAGAACACGATCAATATAGAAATCAATAGAATTTCAAATTCACATCGCTTCTGTTTTATTTGGAAATGTGAATCgatgttttcattaaaacaaacatatttataCCTATCGATAGTCGGTGTTGTAAGTTTCATTTGACAGACAGTAAGTGGCTTAATGATGAATATTTAGgtaatattctaattttaaaaactctgtaaacttaaataaaacaatgatacaagttttaaatgttttaaaccattatatagatattataaacaatttaacacCGTtacacttaaaattttaatgtaattttaatgaTGTGGTTGAAGTATATGcgaatgttaattaaaaaaaaaattattaagagaaaaatgttgtttaaaaaatcgatggaaataaataacatatatatatatatatatatatatatatatatatatatatatatatatatatatatatatatatatatatatatatatatatatatatatatatatatatatatatatatatatcgtatatatCTCAATTCAAATTTAGTTCTAATTAGTTTAGCGCTTGTCAAACCAAATGGATTTAATAATCTATTTTAATTGGTTTGGTTGGGGTTACTCATTTTAGATGTTGAACTGCTGTTTTTATTTAGGCTTAATGACTGTCACAAGAAACGAAATTCACCTGTTTATTAGACTCAACAGTCTGTCAATACATAAAAAGGAAGACAGTATACTTGtatacaactttattaaagaaCATGATTTGAAGTTTCAAGACAAAAAGTTTGAGGGTCAAAAtcgtttatttatttctgattatGGTAAGAGATGGACTCAAAGTAAACAAACCGATGCAAAGTTTATTAGGAAGAATTCAGCTTGgcttgaaaattattttaatattaatgaaggaaggtaaaaataaacaactcgGCAGATCTACATTACCTTTAAAGATTCatcttcaaaaataaagaaaagaacaGTTGCAAATTTGTCAGCTTTAAATTATTGTGAACTGTTGTTTGTTAGAGGCACACACCTGTGAAAAAAGGGTAGAAGAAAAGATGCTCAGATAGCAATAAAGTTGGCTGATAACAAAGATGCTGAAGTAGATCATTCTGATAATACATCTGAAGCTCTGTTGagcctccccccccccctccttttataacctaaaaaaaaaaattctatatttaatgagattcaaaaaagtttttttttaaaaatttaaaatgctgttgaaacaataaattttaaaataaaacatcttttaacaaaattcaagaTACATCACGCAACGTTTTGTCATAGTTAGAAATGGTTCCCCTCTgacctaaaaaaatttaaaaaaaaaaaaatgttttataataatattttaattatacccCGTTCACATTGGAGataaaacacgttttattttaaatgtgttttgtgTTTATAATGTTATAAACTCTGCAAAACAGTAATAAAACAACATGGCGaggttgttttatattaacacatgctttttatattgacaaagcAACCTTGcagtattgttttattgttgttttatacagctttttgcaataacaatttaatacGCTTTTAAGATAAAACGTGTTTTATCGTCAGTATGAACGGGGTATTAGTTTGCGTCTTggctttatatatttttgtgtttccAACCTGAATAGCAAATTAACGATACCTGTAACTGTTGCTAAATTAACCactaaacaaaagaaaaagagcATAAGATAAgagtataataatttattttttaaaatttactgttttaaataaTCGGATAttctttctgaattttttttttgttctttattacaatatttatgatacagataaaaataatataaagaaaagaaaagttaacaggtcaagatatcgttaagaaataaagaataaaaataaatataaagaacgcGAATACTCAAAGAAAACCTtcaggtcttgtcacagagaaaccactattaaaaaagttagaacgctttttttttcttttttctaaggattattttcttttgttatggTGTTTACGGCTTGCATCAATCAAATTACTGTGTCTTCCAAACAGCTGACTCATGCGAACAATAATGTCCATAATTTTCTAGATAAATCTCTTGCGCACACTGAATCTAATTTGTCGAAAATAACCACTGAATCTTATTAATAGCTATATATTATTCACTATATATCACAGAATATAATCAATATAATCTCATTTCCAGActaaatataatacatttccAGATTGTTCAAAAGATTGTGCAAAACCTAGGTAGCCATACGATGAATATCGCTGTGTGTTAAGCCGAATTACCAAATTTCCGTTTACGTTCTGATAACAAAATACGCCAAGCCACTgccaaatatataaattaaagttgaCGCTTCTGAAGACAAAAACGCCAAGCCACTACCAAAGGATGGTTCACCTCCAAACGTAGCCGACATACATGTATTGGCAGATACGCATAcatctattcttttttattttctttttcttatatatatatacatttttaatacttttgtcttatttttttttttttttcattacaattattttttcaatgtttgtattcttgttattttttcaatgtttttattcttgttatttatttatttttgttcaagttttgttacaaaattaaatttaataataaaagtatataaagttcgtaatataacattataaataaaaataaacgtaCAGTATTACAATAGAAGagttctaaaacttaaaaactaaaacatgttaaaataattcactaaaattaaatatgttaaataattgcttGGGTAATTTTGCATCAAATCacccaaaatttaaaaaattttgaaccatGGGTcgccaaattttttaaaaacctcttTGGCTGTTGcatcttaaaaagaaaaattaacatataaaattttagctaaaaaTGTTGAGAAGGTTGACAAGATACTGCAATTTTAATACTGACCTGGTTTCCTAAAGTGACCCGGTTTTCATAACActctgaaaaaacatttttcttaaaataataagaaataaaaatggcaaaaacatgaaaataaacatatataatgtttttttgatgctgaattcaataaatgtacttaaaatgctaaaatataaaagaaacatgcttaaaaattaataaaacaactagTTTCTATAAAACAACTTTGGGGcccaatatctcaaaacacccccatcaaaaaaaatttttttttgctgttaatatTTTCAGCTGTTTATAATCTTACTAGGCACAAAAAATCTAACTGGAAAAACGACTGAAACATACGGAACTTTAATTTCAAAGATGtatcaaattttcaataaactattttaaaaaactttcaaatagaattctgtaaaatattatatttagttaaaagactccttaaaaaaaacaaaacaattttgttatatttaaggAAGTCTTAATTATATGATAACTTAGTTATTTGAActtaacaactgaaaaaaacatcctgttttgttttatataaaaactgaatTAGTTTGATATGGAtgtgcatttgtttttaaaattttgacaacttttgtaaaagtttataataactagtttataaaaagttcagtTAAAAAACAGCATtcgtaaattttatttaaattttaacaatttaacaatttgatatatgtataaattgtatatatatatatataaatatatctataaagaaaattaacaatatctatcagtgtaaaaaattatacaacagTGGGATTCTGAAAAGgtttaaattatttctatattaaatttttttttttactaaaaattaagtaggaaaattcttttatttaagtaGGAGAATTCTTTTAATTAAGTAGGagaattctcttttttttaggaaatacatttaaacaaagTAGTTTATTATAAGATGTGTTCTACTGGGTTAATGACATCAGATGCTTGCAAAGGCCAACAAGATGTTATTGGAACTTTAAGCAACGAAGAAAAAATAGCTATATCATTACGCTGTAAAATTGAACTATCAAACTTAACAACATTATGTGAAAAACATGctacaaattatttgaaaatgtatCCTATATGGCAGAAAGCATGCTGTGATCCATTCAAAAAACATACAAAGAAAATTACAAGTAAGTAAAAGTggaatttaagtattttaatatatatatttttttaatttgtgttttccaaaacataaacaattttttaaacaattgtgcAGATAAGCTATATACAACTATACATACAATTATACTATATACAAAATACATAAAGCATgcaattatatatacaattcaattacttttagaaaatcttagAGTAGTTACGATTAATGAGTGACAAGACATGATGAGAAGTAGCTTAAATATTGCTCCTGGGAAGAAACTTTGCAAACCCTGTAAGCAAAAGATTGCCAAAAAAGCAGATCTTAAAGAAGAGAAGCAAAGTCAGGGTGAACAAGATGAAGATTTTCTAAAATCATCATTCAAATCAAAAAGAGAGGAGATCAATAaagaacttgaaaattttaatatatctccTCTAAAATCTCATTCAAAGTCATCAAAACATATACTCTCAGAAGGAAAGCGAAAAGTTGCGCGCATCAACGAAATGGTAAGTAACCTTACTAGAAAAACTGAAAGTCAATTCAATGTTCCCTCAAAACTGTGTTATGAACCaaatgacattaaaaagaaGGCTGAaaactttgatgaaattatgagcttgataaaagaaaaaattctatgtTCTGACAAAAGAACTATTGTTCACCTTCTAACACTGGCACCCCCAAGTTGGTCAATATTAGAAgtacaaaataactttgcagTTACAGAATACCAAGCAAAAAAGGCTagacaactttttaataaaaaaggattgTTGGCTATCTCACCTTTCTATAAAGGGAAAGTCTTACaaaaagaaatagaagattctgttaaacttttttatgattcaAGTGATTTATGTAGAACTATGcctggaaaaaaagattatgttagCATTCAAAAGAACgtccataaacaaaaaaaactgcttttgtgtaatttaaagGAACTATATTTAGTATACAAAGAAAACAATCcagaaatacaaataagttaCTCAAAATTTGCTTCACTTAGACCAAAGTGGTGCATTTTGCCAGGTGCAAGTGGTACACATTCTGTTTGTGTTTGTTCTTATCACCAAAATGTCATATTGCTAgtagatgttttaaatattggacTAAAGTATAAGGACTTACTTTCAAAAACCGTTTGCTcagtagaaaacaaagaatgcatGCTTGCACAATGTGATGATTGTCTTGGTAAAGAACCCCTCACCAAATATTTGTATGAGATTTTTGGAGTATACGAAGATGATTTTGAGATACACTACAAGCAATGGCAAACTACTGACCGTGCAACACTATTAAGTTTAACAGCTGATGTTCCAACGTTTGTTGAACTATTAGCATCTTGTTTTGAAAAGCTACAAGCTCATTCTTTTATTGCTCACTCTCAATCACAGTACCTTCCCAGACGGCACAATTCGTTTAAAAGTTACGCGTGGTTTCTGTTGCGTGTTTAAAACTCCCGAAAACACTAAGAATAACACGTGTCAAGAATAGGGTTTTGattccgtgaaattaactaCTACATTTTACCAAAAAACCAGTTTGGATATTAAGTTTTTAGTGATGGTTTTTCAGTTACAAAAATGGAGCATTAAATTATCGAAAGTTTTCGCAACGAATGTAAAACCATTACTAAAAGCACgcgatttttcaaatttattgcCTTTTTATAATTCGGAAGGTTTTAGAGTGTGTAACAAGAACTTTCAGGAAAACATTTGTCgagaaaatttatgttaaataaattcaGTTTTTGTTAAGTATTAgcatgtatatacacacatatatatatatatatatataaatatatatatatatatatatatatatatatatatatatatatatatatatatatatatatatatatatatatatatatatatatatatatatatatatatatatatatatatacacacacacaaacacacacacatatataaatatacacgtgtgtatatatatgtgtatatatatatatatatatatatatataaatacacatatatatacacacgtgTATCTATATACATACACACTTGTGTatctatataatttatacaatgtatattttatatatgtatgtataatacatatataaaatatgtatgtgtttatttatgtattcatatgtatatatgtgtgtatgtataagtctatatattatgtatgtatgtataaatatatatatatatatatatatatatatacatacatacatacatacatacatacatacatacatacatacatacatacatacacacacttataaataaatgtatatgttATGTATACGTAATATGTACtcatatacacacatatgtgtgtgtatttcGGCGTATGTATATTTGTGTGTATTTGTAtctgtatatgtgtgtgtatttctgcgataaatatatatatatataaatatatatatatatatatatatatatatatatatatatatatatatatatatatatatatataaaatacattttttgtgttaatagtattattgttattactattagtattgttattatttatatatatttgaaaaatactaGTGTTGTTCctatataaatgtgtgtgtaCTAAATGCTATAGGGTATCctattaatgataattatttaacaaaaatgaaaagaaCAAGTTCAGCATAGTAGAaagaatatatgaaaaaatatcgATCAGTTTTAGCTGGAAATTTATTTCCTGAATGTTTAAATTTGTCTTCGAGCTACGAGGCTGCACCAATATACTACCTATGCTTCATTGAATAAACTTTCTCTACCAATATTGACAGCAAAATCTAGTAATACTTTGTTGCAAAATACTGTACGTAAGTAACTTTACTTATCTGTAAATcaattgtttatatttgaaaattattatgtaaatgttaaattaatttttaattgtttgagAAGATACAAAAAAGAGTCAgcagtataaaaaatatggcATGAGCCGAAGCCAGCAAGAAAATTTCTTGCATAGTCTATCTGATTGcagaaatgatattttttttgctgataagGGTAAGGGTCTTTTATCAAGCAGACTATGGCTAGTGATATGCATTAGCacatattgaactttttttgttttgtttgtgtgtatatatatatagatatatatatatatatatatatatatatatatatatatatatatatatatatatataacatttttaaaccagAATATGTGGGttttaataagcaaaaaaacataaattgaaaaGATTCTACTATAAGTCTTCTACTTACTTATAATCTACTAAAAGAATCTTACTAATTCTACTAAAAGTCAACTACTAAGTTTTTCACATGTTCAACGAAAAAGACgatgagaaaaaatattaatcgTGGTACAACTGTTAATGAAAATACTTGTATTGAAACTCTAGTTATTTATctttaacttcaaaaaattttaaatgacacTAATATTTCtggtaaattttgattttgcaaattttatcttttaggaGTTTTACCGTTATCACATAATCTAGATGAagacaatatatttaaagaagacTTCAGAAACTTAATgaagataataatattaatgtt containing:
- the LOC136079990 gene encoding uncharacterized protein LOC136079990, which codes for MMRSSLNIAPGKKLCKPCKQKIAKKADLKEEKQSQGEQDEDFLKSSFKSKREEINKELENFNISPLKSHSKSSKHILSEGKRKVARINEMVSNLTRKTESQFNVPSKLCYEPNDIKKKAENFDEIMSLIKEKILCSDKRTIVHLLTLAPPSWSILEVQNNFAVTEYQAKKARQLFNKKGLLAISPFYKGKVLQKEIEDSVKLFYDSSDLCRTMPGKKDYVSIQKNVHKQKKLLLCNLKELYLVYKENNPEIQISYSKFASLRPKWCILPGASGTHSVCVCSYHQNVILLVDVLNIGLKYKDLLSKTVCSVENKECMLAQCDDCLGKEPLTKYLYEIFGVYEDDFEIHYKQWQTTDRATLLSLTADVPTFVELLASCFEKLQAHSFIAHSQSQYLPRRHNSFKSYAWFLLRV